One genomic window of Halorhabdus sp. CBA1104 includes the following:
- a CDS encoding S26 family signal peptidase has product MSEPSDDTEQTGPRVDRHGDPPRSDRDRTYPEGTQDRRYDEPSRENDGVSGRGDDRQPRVDRDRTHPGSGGPGNRPPETRGSQHTATRADRILRYLFDIASSIFVVAAIGGLLFAASGVWPPLVAIESGSMNPHMQKGDLVFVMEEQRFPGPGAERESGVVSAAAGAETGYRMFGEYGDVIVYQPNGDQGETPIIHRAMFWVEDGENWYDRADPDYRGNADNCEELNYCPAPHAGFITKGDNPVTNDLYDQVMGGNGLSEPVKPAWIMGTAEKRIPWLGQVRLLSGAGSATTSNATGR; this is encoded by the coding sequence ATGAGTGAGCCCTCCGACGACACCGAGCAGACTGGCCCCCGAGTCGATCGCCACGGGGATCCTCCCAGGTCTGACCGCGATCGGACGTATCCGGAGGGCACCCAGGACCGACGATACGACGAACCCTCCCGTGAGAACGACGGCGTCTCGGGCCGTGGGGACGACCGACAGCCGCGTGTCGACCGAGACCGGACCCACCCTGGCTCGGGCGGCCCGGGGAATCGGCCACCCGAAACACGGGGAAGTCAGCACACAGCGACACGCGCCGATCGGATTTTGCGCTATCTCTTCGACATCGCGAGCAGCATCTTCGTCGTCGCGGCCATCGGCGGGCTCCTGTTTGCAGCCAGTGGCGTCTGGCCGCCCTTGGTCGCCATCGAGAGTGGCAGCATGAACCCACACATGCAGAAGGGCGATCTCGTGTTCGTCATGGAAGAGCAGCGATTCCCCGGGCCTGGAGCCGAACGCGAGAGTGGCGTTGTCAGTGCCGCCGCAGGGGCCGAGACGGGCTACCGGATGTTCGGGGAGTACGGTGACGTGATCGTCTATCAGCCCAACGGCGACCAAGGAGAGACACCGATCATCCATCGGGCGATGTTCTGGGTCGAGGACGGCGAAAACTGGTACGATCGGGCAGACCCCGACTATCGCGGGAACGCGGACAACTGCGAGGAGCTAAATTACTGTCCGGCCCCACACGCCGGGTTCATCACGAAAGGCGACAATCCAGTCACGAACGATTTATACGACCAAGTGATGGGTGGAAATGGGCTCAGTGAACCAGTCAAGCCGGCCTGGATCATGGGGACTGCCGAGAAACGAATTCCATGGCTCGGCCAGGTTCGATTGCTCTCGGGCGCTGGCAGTGCCACGACGAGCAACGCGACTGGAAGGTGA
- a CDS encoding DNA-directed DNA polymerase II small subunit, with protein MPRETPARIVTELASRGYNADREAVTILADAADTDAAIEDALEAVPDTAIKITVEHARQAVTDSRPAPDSPVVDADSTDGEHPASDQPPSTPSVSPADAESSSVDGSESSPVEMEGVAGASTRDPIEPAIAGDVTGRSTGTGEYTDFLAVFRDRYERLSRQLRGRVNHRPTNAVESMPGGSEAAIVGMVADIRSTASGHWLIDLEDTNGTFPALVMKDRDFAALVDELLYDEIIAIEGTLADDGGILFADSIHFPDVPRTFEPSTADRPVSAALISDLHVGSQEFDRTAWQEFADWLHEPEASHVEYLLIGGDMVEGVGVYPDQDEELDIIDIYEQYETFAQHLKDVPGDMEIVMIPGNHDAVRLAEPQPAFDEELREIMSAHDPTITGNPSTVTIEGVDVLMYHGVSLDEVIAELPEDKASYDEPHKAMRQLLKKRHVAPQFGGHTRIAPEERDYMIIEDVPDIFHAGHVHKLGYGTYHNVLTINSACWQRQTSFQESVNIDPDTGYAPIVHLDSLDESDAGEFLTIRTFG; from the coding sequence GTGCCTCGCGAGACGCCCGCCAGAATCGTCACCGAACTCGCCAGTCGCGGGTACAACGCGGATCGAGAAGCCGTGACGATCTTGGCGGACGCAGCCGACACTGACGCCGCGATCGAAGACGCACTCGAAGCCGTCCCCGATACGGCAATCAAGATCACTGTCGAGCACGCCCGCCAGGCTGTCACTGACTCCCGCCCTGCACCGGATTCTCCCGTCGTCGATGCCGATAGTACTGACGGTGAACACCCCGCTTCGGATCAGCCGCCGTCGACCCCCTCCGTTTCACCTGCAGACGCCGAGTCATCGTCCGTCGACGGCAGCGAGAGCTCTCCAGTCGAAATGGAGGGGGTTGCTGGCGCGAGTACTCGGGATCCGATCGAGCCCGCAATCGCCGGCGACGTGACCGGTCGCTCTACTGGGACGGGAGAGTACACCGACTTTCTGGCTGTCTTTCGGGACCGCTATGAGCGCCTGTCCCGGCAACTCCGCGGGCGGGTCAACCACCGGCCGACCAACGCCGTCGAATCCATGCCGGGCGGGAGCGAGGCTGCGATCGTCGGCATGGTTGCGGATATCCGGTCGACGGCCAGTGGCCACTGGCTGATCGACCTCGAAGACACCAACGGGACGTTTCCCGCGCTCGTGATGAAAGATCGGGACTTTGCCGCCCTCGTCGACGAACTCCTCTACGACGAGATCATCGCCATCGAGGGGACGTTGGCCGACGACGGCGGGATCCTGTTTGCAGATTCGATTCACTTCCCCGATGTCCCGCGGACGTTCGAACCGTCGACGGCCGATCGCCCGGTGAGTGCGGCACTGATCAGTGATCTGCACGTCGGCAGCCAGGAATTCGACCGGACCGCCTGGCAGGAGTTTGCCGATTGGCTCCACGAACCCGAGGCCAGTCACGTCGAATATCTGCTGATCGGCGGCGACATGGTCGAAGGCGTCGGCGTCTATCCCGACCAGGACGAGGAACTGGACATCATCGACATCTACGAGCAGTACGAGACCTTCGCCCAACACCTCAAAGACGTGCCCGGCGACATGGAGATCGTGATGATCCCGGGCAACCACGACGCCGTCCGCCTGGCCGAACCCCAGCCAGCCTTCGACGAGGAACTCAGAGAGATCATGTCGGCCCACGACCCGACGATTACGGGCAATCCCTCGACGGTCACGATCGAGGGCGTCGACGTCCTCATGTATCACGGCGTCTCTCTCGATGAGGTGATTGCCGAACTGCCCGAGGACAAAGCCAGCTACGACGAGCCTCACAAGGCAATGCGCCAGCTGCTCAAAAAGCGCCACGTCGCCCCGCAGTTCGGTGGCCACACGCGCATTGCGCCGGAGGAACGTGACTACATGATCATCGAGGACGTTCCGGATATCTTCCACGCTGGACACGTCCACAAACTCGGCTACGGCACCTATCACAATGTCTTGACGATCAACAGCGCCTGCTGGCAACGCCAGACCAGCTTCCAGGAGAGTGTCAACATCGACCCGGACACTGGATACGCGCCGATCGTCCACCTCGATTCCTTAGACGAGAGTGACGCCGGCGAGTTCCTGACGATCAGGACGTTCGGGTAA